The following are encoded together in the Actinoplanes sp. N902-109 genome:
- a CDS encoding TetR/AcrR family transcriptional regulator — MADVPAALATSESLMERKSRQVRERIVQAAEELFRANGYDGVSVTDIAARADVGRTTFFRYFGDKAEVVFAKEQAMFDALRVLAEGAATETATTLLQAIEQLRPIILKICEQASSDADGYALHLGLLEQHIELRARDALKTQQAGAELADVLVARGATKATAVLAAHVALACYQTARGLTNDPRTLPAEVARAFDSVATLHEPLR; from the coding sequence ATGGCTGATGTCCCAGCGGCACTCGCGACCTCGGAGTCGCTGATGGAGCGGAAGAGCCGCCAGGTCCGCGAGCGCATCGTGCAGGCTGCGGAAGAACTGTTCCGAGCGAACGGCTACGACGGCGTCTCGGTCACCGACATCGCGGCTCGCGCCGACGTCGGCCGCACCACCTTCTTTCGCTACTTCGGCGACAAGGCTGAGGTCGTATTCGCGAAAGAACAGGCGATGTTCGATGCGCTCCGCGTGCTCGCGGAAGGGGCCGCAACCGAAACCGCAACGACGCTGCTGCAAGCGATCGAGCAGCTGCGCCCCATCATCCTGAAGATCTGCGAGCAGGCCAGCAGCGACGCCGACGGCTATGCCCTACACCTGGGCCTGCTCGAGCAGCACATCGAACTTCGCGCCCGTGACGCGCTGAAGACACAGCAAGCCGGTGCCGAGCTGGCGGACGTCCTCGTCGCTCGTGGCGCCACCAAGGCCACCGCCGTGCTTGCCGCCCACGTCGCCCTCGCGTGCTACCAGACAGCGCGAGGGCTCACGAACGACCCCCGTACCCTGCCCGCTGAAGTCGCGAGGGCCTTCGACAGCGTGGCAACACTGCACGAACCTCTTCGCTAG
- a CDS encoding nuclear transport factor 2 family protein, producing the protein MMHVDDRLQINEVLALLAYVADEGLVDRVPEVFTSDAVYDMSSSGMRTFEGIGTITKALQAMSVGGQGPQAHFVTNVMIVSSGDDTAVTRSRGLMIMADGAVHAVNYDDTLRRENGAWRIARRIILPIQARPGAAEGAGMN; encoded by the coding sequence ATGATGCACGTCGACGACCGCCTCCAGATCAATGAAGTTCTCGCTCTGCTCGCTTACGTTGCGGATGAAGGCCTCGTCGACCGGGTGCCGGAGGTCTTCACCTCCGACGCCGTCTACGACATGTCCAGCTCGGGAATGCGGACGTTCGAGGGCATCGGCACCATCACGAAGGCGCTGCAGGCGATGTCGGTCGGTGGCCAAGGACCGCAGGCGCACTTCGTCACAAACGTCATGATCGTCAGCTCGGGCGACGACACCGCAGTGACGCGTTCACGCGGCCTCATGATCATGGCTGATGGCGCAGTGCACGCCGTGAACTACGACGACACGCTGCGGCGCGAGAACGGCGCGTGGCGTATCGCGCGCCGCATCATCCTGCCGATCCAGGCGCGGCCGGGTGCAGCGGAAGGCGCAGGCATGAACTGA
- a CDS encoding 4-hydroxybenzoate 3-monooxygenase, which translates to MAETAHHTVVIVGAGVAGLTVGNFLRRHDIDCVILERRTRQHVEARQRAGTLDTRGVRLFQEWGLAEVLDAGPTAQVEGGFFLDGQAMPIEVDQEDNESIFIPQQVLVRRLADIYLREGGLIHYEAEVAVDDIPWSSPVVRYRDHTGATVDIRCDYVAGCDGDRGVTRSSIPAGVLTRYSHEFEYSWLSVLAAVPSKTSGMAIHTRGLAGLIPRGTDNSRIYLQCPAGDTIAHWPDERIWDELQARTGQPMERGQILSKEIVALRSVVHDPMHHGRVYLLGDAAHIVPPMSAKGIHLALFDAETFAKAVIAQLRHGDPGPLSAYSDTCLHHVWNYQAFATWITDLMHDAGDPSYKGEFRKQVARAELRRQFESEAANRVFSELTSGIA; encoded by the coding sequence ATGGCTGAAACAGCGCACCACACTGTCGTCATCGTCGGGGCGGGCGTCGCCGGTCTCACGGTCGGCAATTTCCTTCGTCGCCATGACATCGACTGCGTCATCCTCGAGCGCCGCACCCGTCAGCACGTTGAGGCGCGGCAGCGCGCGGGGACGCTGGACACCCGGGGCGTGCGGTTGTTCCAGGAGTGGGGACTGGCCGAAGTGCTGGACGCGGGCCCCACCGCTCAGGTGGAGGGTGGCTTTTTCCTCGACGGGCAGGCGATGCCGATCGAGGTGGACCAGGAGGACAACGAGAGCATCTTCATCCCGCAGCAAGTTCTCGTCCGCCGGCTCGCTGACATTTACCTGCGAGAAGGCGGGCTCATCCACTACGAGGCCGAGGTCGCCGTAGACGACATCCCCTGGTCAAGCCCGGTGGTGCGCTACCGGGACCATACCGGCGCGACGGTCGACATCCGCTGTGACTACGTCGCCGGCTGCGACGGGGACCGCGGCGTCACCCGCAGCAGCATCCCCGCCGGCGTGCTCACCCGGTACTCCCACGAATTCGAGTACTCCTGGCTCTCCGTGCTGGCCGCCGTGCCGAGCAAGACCTCCGGCATGGCCATTCACACCCGCGGACTGGCCGGTTTGATCCCCCGCGGCACCGACAACAGCCGGATCTACCTGCAGTGCCCCGCCGGGGACACGATCGCGCACTGGCCCGACGAACGTATCTGGGACGAGCTGCAGGCCCGTACCGGTCAGCCGATGGAACGGGGACAAATCCTGAGCAAGGAGATCGTCGCGCTGCGCAGCGTCGTGCACGACCCGATGCACCACGGGCGGGTGTACTTGCTGGGCGACGCGGCGCACATCGTCCCGCCGATGAGCGCCAAAGGTATCCACCTGGCTCTCTTCGACGCCGAAACGTTCGCCAAGGCCGTGATCGCACAGCTCCGTCACGGCGACCCGGGGCCGCTCAGCGCCTACTCCGACACGTGCCTGCACCACGTCTGGAACTACCAGGCCTTTGCCACCTGGATCACCGATCTCATGCACGATGCCGGCGACCCGTCCTACAAGGGCGAGTTCCGCAAGCAGGTGGCCCGGGCGGAACTACGCCGTCAGTTCGAGTCCGAGGCAGCGAACCGGGTGTTCAGCGAACTCACCTCCGGCATCGCCTGA
- a CDS encoding FAD-dependent monooxygenase, translating into MTDHKGRILVSGASVAGLTVAHWLARYGFEVTVVERSTGLRPGGQALDVRGPALEVARRMGVLALLRERTTALRGMSMVDDSGAEIYRTTERTLTGGRLDSEDLEVLRDDIVEILRAACGAGVRFLFDDHITSLTQDARGIDVRFATAPAERYDVVIGADGAHSGTRRLVFGPEEQFLRYMGGYVAIMTIPNFLGLNRWQTFLMGSGDAGAGIIGLDDSGTARAYLGFESEEPVAYDYRDEDAQKRLLAERAAGLGWVVPQLLDHMRGDASSFYFDARIQVIMEHWTKGRVALVGDAGYAVSLTTGQGASMAMAGAYVLAGEIAAAGADLAAGIARYEKELREYVLHNQVAARELNDRNHQDDGSSGPGDFTDFGTLVEDLTLKDYGALLT; encoded by the coding sequence ATGACCGACCACAAAGGTCGAATTCTGGTGTCCGGCGCGAGCGTGGCCGGGCTGACCGTCGCCCACTGGCTCGCCCGCTACGGCTTCGAGGTGACGGTGGTCGAGCGATCCACCGGTCTGCGACCGGGCGGCCAGGCGCTGGACGTGCGCGGCCCGGCACTCGAGGTGGCGCGGCGCATGGGCGTCCTGGCGCTGCTGCGTGAGCGGACCACCGCGCTGCGCGGCATGTCGATGGTCGACGACTCCGGGGCGGAGATCTACCGCACCACCGAACGCACCCTGACGGGTGGCCGGCTGGACTCCGAAGACCTGGAGGTCCTGCGCGACGACATCGTCGAAATATTGCGCGCCGCGTGCGGGGCAGGCGTCCGGTTCCTCTTCGATGACCACATCACCAGCCTGACCCAGGACGCCCGCGGGATCGACGTGCGGTTCGCGACCGCCCCGGCCGAGCGATACGACGTGGTGATCGGGGCTGACGGCGCGCACTCGGGCACCCGCCGGTTGGTGTTCGGCCCGGAGGAGCAGTTCCTGCGTTACATGGGCGGCTACGTGGCGATCATGACCATTCCGAATTTTCTCGGTCTGAACCGCTGGCAGACCTTCCTGATGGGCAGCGGTGATGCCGGCGCCGGGATCATCGGCCTGGACGACAGCGGAACCGCCCGCGCCTACCTCGGCTTCGAGAGCGAGGAGCCGGTCGCGTACGACTACCGCGACGAGGACGCCCAGAAGCGTTTGTTGGCCGAGCGGGCGGCCGGGCTGGGCTGGGTGGTCCCGCAGCTTTTGGACCACATGCGCGGCGATGCCTCGAGTTTCTACTTCGACGCGCGTATCCAGGTGATCATGGAGCACTGGACGAAGGGACGGGTCGCTCTGGTCGGCGATGCCGGCTATGCGGTGTCGCTCACCACCGGTCAGGGCGCGTCGATGGCGATGGCCGGCGCCTACGTCCTGGCCGGTGAGATCGCCGCCGCGGGTGCAGACCTGGCCGCAGGGATCGCCCGCTACGAGAAGGAGCTGCGGGAGTACGTGCTGCACAATCAGGTCGCCGCGCGGGAGCTCAACGACCGCAATCACCAGGACGACGGCTCGTCCGGGCCTGGTGACTTCACCGATTTCGGAACGCTGGTCGAAGACCTCACGCTGAAGGACTACGGAGCCCTGCTCACCTGA
- a CDS encoding AraC family transcriptional regulator, which translates to MDMHSHQEGQLVYAAAGAVATTTERGTWVAPANRVTWTPPGFEHAHRFYGETDVRLVVIPADLCDDLVAQPSVFAVSPVLRAVLLALTDRPETRLGAYDRLRAVAIDELVENPEQSLHLPEPVDDRLRAVTDRLHTEPGHNGTLAELGRAVGASERTLSRLFHTQLGMSFHQWRTILRIHHGLVHLSNGRSVTETATACGWSNPTSFIEAFTAIVGQTPGRYQATLHNGIR; encoded by the coding sequence ATGGACATGCACTCGCACCAAGAAGGGCAGCTGGTGTACGCGGCGGCAGGTGCCGTGGCGACCACCACCGAACGGGGGACGTGGGTAGCACCGGCGAATCGGGTCACCTGGACGCCGCCGGGTTTTGAGCACGCACATCGCTTCTACGGCGAGACCGACGTACGTCTGGTCGTGATCCCGGCCGACCTGTGTGACGATCTGGTCGCGCAGCCCAGCGTATTCGCGGTCAGCCCGGTGCTGCGTGCCGTTCTGCTTGCGCTGACCGACCGGCCCGAGACCCGCCTGGGCGCGTACGACCGGCTGCGCGCCGTGGCCATCGACGAACTCGTCGAGAACCCCGAGCAGTCCCTGCATCTACCCGAGCCAGTCGACGACCGGTTGCGCGCCGTCACCGACCGGCTGCACACTGAGCCGGGCCACAACGGGACTCTGGCCGAGCTGGGCCGGGCGGTGGGAGCGAGCGAGCGCACCCTCAGCCGCCTGTTCCACACCCAGCTCGGCATGAGCTTCCACCAATGGCGCACCATCCTGCGAATCCACCACGGCCTGGTTCATCTGAGCAACGGTCGCTCGGTCACCGAGACCGCCACCGCATGCGGATGGTCCAACCCGACCAGCTTCATCGAGGCGTTCACCGCGATCGTCGGTCAGACCCCGGGCCGCTATCAGGCGACCCTGCACAACGGGATCAGGTGA
- a CDS encoding MBL fold metallo-hydrolase, with product MALYRLPTGTYTTRAAFAVTGGSMRDKRDFAATAVLISHPKGDLLIDAGFGDHVAEHIKMLARMERAPYQRMQTVSQQLDAAAYDRSRLLGVLVTHVHWDHVSGLDSLRVPVWINEAELRYGADDSHAAVFRAVSKGLAIRQYAFDGPGYLGFPASFDVHGDGSVVVALAAGHTPGSVVVFVTLPGGKRYAFIGDLTWQMDGITRGAQRPWLLRRVADVDAGTVRLGLQRSIALSRALQVVPAHDVAAFDSIPLLPSRFPSADR from the coding sequence ATGGCGCTGTACCGCCTACCTACCGGCACTTACACGACGCGAGCGGCGTTCGCCGTGACCGGAGGATCGATGCGGGACAAGCGGGACTTCGCGGCCACCGCAGTGCTGATCTCGCACCCGAAAGGCGACCTGCTGATCGACGCCGGCTTCGGCGACCACGTGGCAGAGCACATCAAGATGCTGGCGCGGATGGAACGCGCCCCGTACCAGCGCATGCAGACCGTCTCGCAACAGCTCGATGCCGCCGCCTACGACAGGTCCCGGCTTCTGGGCGTGCTCGTCACGCACGTTCATTGGGATCACGTCAGCGGCTTGGACTCCTTGCGGGTGCCGGTGTGGATCAATGAGGCCGAGCTGCGCTATGGCGCCGACGACTCACACGCAGCGGTGTTCCGCGCGGTGTCGAAGGGCCTCGCGATCCGCCAGTACGCTTTTGACGGGCCGGGGTACCTCGGCTTTCCCGCAAGCTTCGACGTCCATGGTGACGGGTCGGTGGTGGTCGCCCTCGCCGCCGGGCACACTCCGGGTTCGGTCGTCGTGTTCGTCACGCTGCCCGGCGGGAAGCGGTATGCGTTCATCGGTGACCTCACCTGGCAGATGGATGGCATCACCCGCGGCGCCCAGCGCCCCTGGTTGCTGCGCCGCGTCGCCGACGTCGACGCCGGGACCGTCCGGCTCGGCCTGCAGCGCAGTATCGCCCTGAGCCGTGCGTTGCAGGTCGTGCCGGCACACGACGTGGCGGCCTTCGACAGCATCCCGCTGCTCCCGTCTCGGTTCCCGAGCGCGGACAGGTGA
- a CDS encoding MarR family winged helix-turn-helix transcriptional regulator, whose protein sequence is MPAQPASRAADSTNDDAAPQRPTLGPGPDSELTWLLHRAAQRMHTLVGAEAERHGLSLRDHIVLSALHKTADLTQMELGQALGVDKTTLTAEIDRLEKMGLVSRRVNPRDRRARIPAITPKGDAVRAAVADGAEAAEAAALGPLPTEQIALLRRSLYLIIGSSEDPGSCI, encoded by the coding sequence ATGCCCGCCCAACCCGCTTCACGCGCTGCCGATTCGACCAACGACGACGCAGCGCCACAGCGCCCGACTCTGGGACCCGGGCCGGACTCAGAGCTGACGTGGCTGCTTCACCGGGCCGCGCAGCGGATGCACACACTCGTCGGCGCAGAGGCGGAACGCCACGGCCTGTCGCTTCGGGACCACATCGTTCTCAGCGCCCTGCACAAGACGGCGGATCTGACGCAGATGGAACTCGGGCAAGCGCTCGGCGTGGACAAGACAACCCTCACTGCCGAGATCGACCGGCTCGAGAAGATGGGGTTGGTCTCTCGACGCGTTAACCCGCGAGACCGGCGCGCTCGTATCCCGGCCATTACTCCGAAGGGCGATGCGGTACGAGCTGCGGTCGCCGACGGCGCGGAAGCCGCGGAAGCCGCCGCGTTAGGGCCCCTCCCGACGGAACAGATCGCGCTGCTGCGCAGGTCTCTCTACCTCATCATCGGCTCGTCGGAAGACCCGGGATCATGCATATGA
- a CDS encoding sensor histidine kinase — protein sequence MSSRIGGLELVMLSLTARPGRTLPFWAWCVVALVVTGLYTVTVPLTSAVYQLDLAVAFIIATVQCGSLVLAVMRARTAAVMHLASIAALVVATRDSAGEPWPLPVTGLLSLGGLIVLLGVRERWTVSVSTWWSSVALLVFLIVTSPQRYADPDQWGTNLTIYASYTATVLAAAIAVGQRGRIRADLAAARRDVELEQAQRLHIEERARIARELHDVVAHSMSLVHMQAMSAPVRLKGASISTVNDEFQDIARSARTALAEMRQLMGVLRSDDVELLPQPRLSDIADLVAAVSRADIPIRATVDTAAEQARPLVQLTAYRIVQEALSNVVRHAPAAAIEVTVRADGVALHVAVRNEPSATRSGPTTSPSPDQGGQGLRGMHERVTALGGRLTTRPTDDGGFLVDATIPAAIDHQPEQP from the coding sequence GTGTCTTCCCGCATCGGCGGGCTGGAGCTGGTCATGCTGTCGCTGACCGCCCGGCCGGGCCGTACCCTGCCGTTCTGGGCTTGGTGTGTCGTCGCACTTGTCGTCACGGGTTTGTACACCGTCACCGTTCCGCTCACCAGTGCCGTCTACCAGCTGGATCTCGCCGTCGCGTTCATCATCGCCACGGTCCAGTGCGGATCGCTCGTCCTCGCGGTCATGCGGGCCCGGACAGCGGCGGTGATGCACTTGGCGTCGATTGCGGCGCTGGTGGTCGCCACCCGCGACTCGGCCGGTGAGCCCTGGCCGTTGCCGGTCACCGGTCTGCTGTCGCTGGGTGGCCTCATCGTGCTGCTGGGCGTCCGGGAACGGTGGACCGTGTCGGTGAGCACGTGGTGGTCGAGCGTCGCCCTGCTGGTCTTTCTCATCGTCACCTCCCCGCAGCGGTACGCCGACCCGGACCAGTGGGGTACGAATCTGACGATCTACGCCAGTTACACGGCCACCGTGCTGGCAGCGGCGATCGCGGTCGGGCAGCGGGGCCGGATCCGCGCCGACCTGGCGGCGGCGCGGCGCGACGTCGAGCTGGAGCAGGCTCAGCGGCTCCATATCGAGGAGCGGGCCCGCATCGCGCGGGAGCTGCATGACGTCGTCGCCCACAGCATGTCGCTCGTGCACATGCAGGCGATGTCGGCGCCGGTCCGGCTCAAGGGGGCGAGCATCTCGACGGTGAACGACGAGTTCCAGGACATCGCCCGGTCCGCCCGCACGGCACTGGCGGAAATGCGCCAGCTGATGGGTGTCCTGCGGTCCGACGACGTCGAACTGCTGCCTCAGCCGCGACTGAGCGACATTGCTGACCTTGTCGCCGCCGTCTCGCGAGCGGACATCCCGATCCGGGCGACTGTCGACACCGCCGCGGAGCAGGCGAGACCTTTGGTCCAGCTGACGGCCTACCGCATCGTGCAGGAGGCGCTCAGCAACGTGGTCCGCCACGCCCCCGCCGCCGCCATCGAGGTGACCGTCAGAGCCGACGGTGTCGCACTGCACGTCGCCGTCCGCAACGAGCCCTCCGCCACCCGTTCCGGTCCGACCACCAGCCCTAGCCCTGACCAGGGCGGGCAGGGACTGCGCGGCATGCACGAGCGTGTCACCGC